The nucleotide sequence CGCACCAGAATGTCAGTGGCGGTTTTGTTGTCCTCGATAAACTGCTCCAGCGTTGAGCGCTTCAACGCACCATTGGTTATGGCTGCGGCGATACTGCGGCTGTGATCTTCCAGGGTGCTGGCCGCCATCAGGCTGTTGCCCACCGGGGTATTGAGCTCATGGGCGATGCCCGCCACCAGCGAGCCCAGTGCCGCCAATTTTTCACTCTGCACCAGTTCTTTTTGGGCTATTTGCAGGGATTTCATGGCCTGGCTCAGCTCGGTGTTGCTTTGGCTGAGGGCCTCGGTGCGCTCTGTGACACGTTGCTCTAGGGTGGTGTTGAGTTCGCGGTAGGCGATTTCAACTTTTTTCTGGTCAGTGACGTCGATGTCCATGCACACAAAAATTTGCCGGTTCTCACTGCTTGGCAGGATGAAGGTGGTGCCAAGGAGGAACACCTGACGTTTATCCGGCAGGCATAGTTCACTCAGGTAAGGCCCGATGCTGGCACCCTTGGTGGCTTCTTCGAGCACCGCCATAAACAGCCGCTGTTGTTCCGCGCTGAACAGCAGTTTGTCGAGGGTCTGGCCCAGCGCCTGATCACGGCTTATCCCATAGAGCGTCTCGCTGGCATGGTTCCACAGTACAACTCGGCCTTGGGCATCAAACCATTGGATGGCGACGTTGGGTGTATTTTCCAGGGTGGCCAGCAGGCGATCCTCGCTTTCGCGCAAGCTCTGGGCGGTTGACTGCAGCGCTTGCTCGCGCTCGCGTATAGCGCCGACCATGCGTCTGAGGCTGGCGCTCAAGGTATTCAATTCACTGATGGAGGTGGTTTGCATGGCCAAGTCGTAACGGCCGCTGGCAATCTGCCGAACCTGACGGCTGAACGCCGATATTTTATTAGCCAAGCCCCAGCTGGTGAATGCTGCAATACCTATTGCCACAGCCAACGTCGCCGCCAGGGAAAAGATTAGCCGTTGCCAAGTTGCGTTCAGCAGGGCGTAGGCCTGCTCGCGGGGCTGAGCCACCAGCACTTGCCAGTCGGGACCGCTCACCGTGCGCGCCAGGCCGACCATCTCTTGGCCTTCGATGGTTAAGCGCTGCACGCCTGGGCGGGTGCTCTGGAAAACCGCTAGATGACCAAGGTTCAACTGTTGGCTGACCGTGCGGGTTTGCGAACTGGCGATCAGTTGGCGCTGACGATCAACAATCAAAACCTGCAGCGCACCATCCTGGCTTAACTGCCTGGCAAGTTCGGGCAGTGGACTGATCGCCACCTCGCCGATCAGGGTGCGTTGGCCAAGCGGTTTAGCCAAGGCGACGGCCAAGCGCGAGCTGACGGTTGATAGAAAACTGTTGGACCAAGCGCCCGTTTGTTCGGCCTGAGCGTTGCGCACAAAATCCCGCGCAGAGATATCTAAGCCGTAAAGGTTTTGCCTCAGGCTGCGCTTGGTTGCCGGCATGCCGACGGCACGGATACGCCCTTGCGCGTCGCTCAGGTAGATGGCTTCGTAGAAGTCCGACGTGTCCGCGTAGGCGTCGAGCAGGGTCTGTATCTGCGCGTCGCTGAGGTCCGCGGAGCTGTCGAACAGGCGGGCTAGAGAACTCAGTTCGCGGTCGGCAATGGCAAAGTGGCGCTCCAGTTGGCGGGCAATATTATCGGCGGCAAAGCCCTGGCGGGTGTCGACATCCTCAAGTAGCAGGGGCTCGTAATACAGTCGAAACAACAGTGCGATGGCGAGGATCGGCAGTGCGGCGACGATGATAAAGCGGCTCGCCAGGGTTAGGAGAAGGGGGCGCGCCCTGAGCAGGTTACTCAGGGTCGATAAAGCGGCCATGTTTCACCACTCTCAGGTAATTATGGTTGTTGTTGTCACCGAAAGCGTCGAAGACGATCGGTTGCTGCAGGCCCTCGAAGCGGCGGATGCGCAACAGCGTTTGCTTAAGATGTTCGTCGGGCTGGCGAGCAGCGATGGCGTGCAGCAGGACCTGAGTGGCGTTGTAACCGGTGACCGCGGCGGTATCAACGTCCTGACCAAAACGGGCTTGGTATTGGCTGCGGAACGATTTGAATAGCGG is from Pseudomonas sp. TMP9 and encodes:
- a CDS encoding ATP-binding protein; protein product: MAALSTLSNLLRARPLLLTLASRFIIVAALPILAIALLFRLYYEPLLLEDVDTRQGFAADNIARQLERHFAIADRELSSLARLFDSSADLSDAQIQTLLDAYADTSDFYEAIYLSDAQGRIRAVGMPATKRSLRQNLYGLDISARDFVRNAQAEQTGAWSNSFLSTVSSRLAVALAKPLGQRTLIGEVAISPLPELARQLSQDGALQVLIVDRQRQLIASSQTRTVSQQLNLGHLAVFQSTRPGVQRLTIEGQEMVGLARTVSGPDWQVLVAQPREQAYALLNATWQRLIFSLAATLAVAIGIAAFTSWGLANKISAFSRQVRQIASGRYDLAMQTTSISELNTLSASLRRMVGAIREREQALQSTAQSLRESEDRLLATLENTPNVAIQWFDAQGRVVLWNHASETLYGISRDQALGQTLDKLLFSAEQQRLFMAVLEEATKGASIGPYLSELCLPDKRQVFLLGTTFILPSSENRQIFVCMDIDVTDQKKVEIAYRELNTTLEQRVTERTEALSQSNTELSQAMKSLQIAQKELVQSEKLAALGSLVAGIAHELNTPVGNSLMAASTLEDHSRSIAAAITNGALKRSTLEQFIEDNKTATDILVRNLRRASELITSFKQVAVDQASAQRRRFQLSEVVKEIIITLGPTLKKTPFVIESNIDDSIELDSYPGALGQVLVNLINNALTHGLSGLTHGKIGLYAFPYEPGWIELALSDNGHGIAEENLPRIFDPFFTTRLGQGGSGLGLNIVHNLVTGVLGGKLEVASQPGWGARFAIRLPISAPSGEQPSITVQSPTSNSPPPPDPAGDLG